A genomic stretch from Sinorhizobium terangae includes:
- a CDS encoding circularly permuted type 2 ATP-grasp protein, whose translation MAKKQAAKAEEKDRLDPAFGYRALPGIADEMLDPDGNVRPVWQRLLSALGQMDEADLTNRFARADRYLRDAGVFYRAYGGQDNSERSWPLSHIPVLIDEAEWAVVSQGLIQRAELLERVVADIYGENRLVREGLLPPALVASNPEFLRPLVGVKPADGHFLHFCSFEIGRGPDGNWWVLSDRTEAPSGAGFALENRVATTRAFSDIYAETHVHRLAGFFGAFRDTLQARKQHPDDRIAVLSPGIANETYFEHAYIARYLGFMLLEGEDLTVVGGRVMVRTVAGLKPVGVLWRRLDAAFADPLELNQSSHIGTPGIVEALRAGSVSIVNALGSGILETRALLAFMPAICRHLLGEEQKLPSIATWWCGQQSERDNVAGNVERMVIGPAYSTRPFFDDNGQSVLGTSLCEDGTSVSEWLGTGGGKLVGQEVVTLSTTPAWVRGRLTPRPMSLRVFAARTRDGWQIMPGGFARIGSGDDVAAIAMKAGGTAADVWIVSDKPVERTTLLPAEESFTRNMPGSLPSRAADNLFWLGRYIERSEGALRILRAWHGRFAEAADPKMPLLKDVTDYLAALDINTRQPVPDSLLANIDSALFSAGNIRDRFSPDGWLALNDLSRTARKFHATVQAGDDATHAMTILLRKLAGFAGLVHENMYRFTGWRFLTIGRYIERGLHMTRLLGHMSGPEAPDGAYDMLLEIGDSVMTHRRRYNVNTAALTVTDLLALDPLNPRSVLYQLNEIKTEVELLPNAFVNGQMSPFYRETMRLHSGLAVMTPEAMTATVYKQLERDLERLSDLLAQTYLG comes from the coding sequence ATGGCGAAGAAACAGGCGGCAAAGGCGGAAGAGAAGGATCGGCTCGACCCGGCGTTCGGCTATCGCGCCCTTCCGGGTATCGCCGACGAAATGCTCGATCCGGACGGCAATGTCAGGCCGGTCTGGCAGCGGCTGCTCTCGGCGCTTGGCCAGATGGACGAAGCGGATCTCACCAATCGCTTCGCCCGTGCCGACCGTTATCTGCGCGATGCCGGTGTTTTCTATCGGGCCTATGGCGGCCAGGATAATTCGGAACGAAGCTGGCCGCTGTCCCACATCCCCGTCCTGATCGACGAGGCGGAATGGGCGGTTGTTTCGCAAGGGCTGATCCAGCGCGCCGAACTGCTCGAGCGTGTGGTCGCCGATATCTATGGCGAAAACCGGCTGGTCCGGGAGGGCCTGCTGCCTCCTGCCCTCGTCGCCTCCAATCCGGAGTTCCTGCGCCCGCTGGTCGGTGTCAAACCGGCCGACGGACATTTCCTGCACTTCTGCTCGTTCGAGATCGGACGCGGGCCGGATGGCAACTGGTGGGTGCTTTCCGATCGCACCGAGGCTCCCTCCGGCGCCGGCTTCGCACTGGAAAACCGTGTTGCGACGACGCGCGCCTTTTCCGATATCTATGCCGAAACGCACGTGCACCGACTGGCGGGCTTCTTCGGCGCATTTCGCGATACGCTGCAGGCTCGAAAGCAGCATCCGGACGATCGCATCGCCGTCCTCTCGCCCGGCATTGCCAATGAGACCTATTTCGAACACGCCTATATCGCCCGTTACCTCGGCTTCATGCTGCTCGAAGGCGAGGACCTGACGGTCGTCGGCGGCCGTGTCATGGTGCGCACGGTTGCCGGCCTCAAGCCTGTCGGCGTGCTGTGGCGCCGGCTCGACGCGGCCTTCGCCGATCCGCTCGAACTCAACCAGTCTTCCCATATCGGCACGCCCGGGATCGTCGAGGCGCTGAGGGCCGGCTCCGTCTCGATCGTCAATGCGCTCGGCTCTGGGATCCTGGAGACCCGCGCCCTTCTCGCCTTCATGCCGGCGATCTGCCGCCACCTGCTCGGCGAGGAGCAAAAGCTGCCGTCGATCGCCACCTGGTGGTGCGGGCAGCAGTCCGAACGCGACAATGTCGCCGGCAATGTCGAGCGCATGGTGATCGGTCCAGCCTATTCGACCCGCCCCTTCTTCGACGACAACGGACAGTCGGTCCTTGGCACGTCGCTCTGCGAGGACGGCACCTCGGTTTCGGAATGGCTAGGGACCGGCGGCGGCAAGCTGGTGGGACAGGAGGTCGTCACGCTGTCGACGACCCCCGCCTGGGTGCGCGGACGGCTGACGCCGCGGCCGATGAGCTTGCGGGTCTTCGCTGCGCGCACGCGCGACGGCTGGCAGATCATGCCAGGCGGTTTCGCGCGTATCGGTTCCGGCGACGACGTGGCGGCTATCGCGATGAAGGCGGGCGGGACGGCCGCCGATGTCTGGATCGTCAGCGACAAGCCGGTCGAGCGCACGACACTGCTCCCGGCCGAGGAGAGCTTCACGCGCAACATGCCGGGCAGCCTGCCGAGCCGCGCGGCTGACAATCTCTTCTGGCTGGGCCGCTATATCGAGCGGTCGGAAGGTGCACTCAGGATCCTGCGAGCCTGGCACGGGCGCTTCGCCGAGGCCGCCGATCCGAAAATGCCGCTTCTGAAGGACGTCACGGACTATCTCGCGGCCCTCGACATCAACACGCGCCAACCGGTACCCGACAGCCTGCTCGCCAATATCGACAGCGCGCTCTTCAGCGCCGGCAATATCCGCGACCGGTTTTCGCCCGACGGCTGGCTGGCCCTCAACGATCTGTCGAGGACGGCGCGGAAGTTTCATGCGACCGTGCAGGCCGGCGACGACGCCACGCATGCGATGACCATTCTGTTGCGCAAACTTGCCGGCTTTGCCGGTCTCGTCCACGAAAACATGTACCGCTTCACCGGCTGGCGGTTCCTGACGATCGGTCGCTATATCGAGCGCGGCCTCCACATGACCCGCTTGCTTGGGCATATGTCTGGACCCGAAGCTCCGGACGGCGCCTATGACATGCTGCTCGAGATCGGCGACAGCGTCATGACCCACCGCCGCCGCTACAACGTCAACACGGCAGCGCTGACTGTCACCGACCTCCTCGCCCTCGATCCGCTCAATCCGCGCTCGGTTCTCTATCAGTTGAACGAGATCAAGACCGAGGTGGAGCTCTTGCCGAACGCTTTCGTCAACGGTCAGATGTCACCCTTCTACCGCGAGACGATGCGGCTTCATTCCGGCCTTGCGGTGATGACGCCGGAGGCAATGACGGCGACCGTCTACAAGCAGCTCGAACGGGATCTCGAAAGGCTTTCGGACCTGCTCGCGCAAACCTATCTCGGCTAG